The proteins below are encoded in one region of Candidatus Thiodiazotropha sp. LNASS1:
- a CDS encoding ATP-binding protein has protein sequence MRLFFLKTYLAVILFSIVMFFVMIFVIFRPVLLKSNWIDFKQEVIVDHQLLMLKLEQTPQGQWHRAVSDYQPVFDLVMELVGRELLNSAERKALLGEGPRQYLCDISTDIWYSLFALPNNDSVLKISETDTPPFSDINTDEAIWLVLPLLLISLSQAFGTILIIRSVSKPVNELSEAAGFFGKGELGARIDKPRPPVELLAKSFNSMADQLEGKIHEQQLMIGAIPHELRTPLSRIRFALDLSRNKHTIEALQQQIEQFDAYVDELDCAVEDVLEYTRLQGKKASIDEAIDLCALANSVAECYQDKVIKIDVTCQRGTQGYGNEGLIRRALHNLIQNAVHFTETGIAVRVLVKQNDIVIQVEDDGSGIPAEKLEDIFLVFSRIDKSRSRETGGIGLGLAFVQLIMRQHNGVAVARNIESGGLCVELRWPGVSGKVR, from the coding sequence ATGCGCTTGTTTTTTCTCAAAACCTACCTTGCGGTCATTCTTTTCTCCATAGTGATGTTTTTTGTCATGATATTTGTGATATTCAGGCCGGTTTTACTGAAAAGCAACTGGATTGACTTCAAACAGGAAGTGATTGTGGACCACCAACTACTTATGCTCAAGTTGGAACAGACACCGCAAGGTCAATGGCATCGGGCAGTTTCCGACTATCAGCCTGTGTTCGATTTGGTCATGGAGTTGGTCGGCCGTGAATTGCTTAATAGCGCTGAGCGAAAGGCACTCTTAGGTGAAGGCCCAAGACAATACCTTTGTGATATCTCGACAGATATCTGGTACAGTCTATTCGCCCTGCCCAACAACGACAGTGTATTGAAGATCTCCGAGACAGACACACCACCATTCAGCGATATCAACACAGATGAGGCCATATGGTTGGTCCTACCGCTCTTACTCATATCATTGTCGCAGGCATTCGGTACAATTCTGATTATTCGTTCGGTATCGAAACCTGTCAATGAACTATCTGAGGCAGCGGGCTTTTTCGGGAAGGGAGAATTAGGCGCCAGAATAGACAAACCCCGCCCACCGGTAGAGCTACTGGCGAAAAGTTTTAATAGCATGGCCGACCAGCTGGAAGGCAAGATTCATGAACAGCAGCTCATGATCGGTGCTATTCCGCACGAATTGCGCACACCTCTGAGCCGTATCCGTTTTGCCCTTGATCTGTCACGCAATAAGCACACGATTGAAGCCCTGCAGCAACAAATCGAGCAGTTCGATGCCTATGTGGACGAGCTGGATTGCGCCGTTGAGGATGTGCTGGAGTATACCCGCCTGCAAGGCAAAAAGGCATCGATCGATGAAGCGATTGATCTGTGTGCGCTGGCAAATTCCGTTGCCGAGTGCTATCAGGACAAGGTTATCAAAATCGACGTTACTTGTCAGAGGGGGACACAGGGTTATGGAAATGAAGGCTTGATTAGACGAGCCCTGCATAACCTGATACAGAATGCTGTGCATTTTACCGAGACCGGGATCGCAGTTCGTGTCTTGGTGAAGCAGAATGATATCGTGATCCAGGTAGAGGATGACGGGTCGGGCATTCCGGCTGAAAAGCTGGAAGATATCTTCCTGGTTTTTTCCCGCATCGATAAGAGCCGGAGCCGCGAGACCGGCGGTATTGGATTGGGGCTTGCATTCGTGCAGCTGATAATGCGGCAGCACAATGGCGTAGCGGTTGCCAGGAACATCGAGTCAGGTGGTTTATGCGTTGAATTGCGTTGGCCTGGCGTCTCCGGAAAAGTCCGGTAA
- a CDS encoding GDSL-type esterase/lipase family protein, with protein MKLPIPLSLVLFVFSITIYPGPVLSDKTSDQSGSQQIVMIGASYLQGWPLSEVACLPVVNKGISGETSTQVRGRFEADAISNNPAAVIIWGHINDFSNAPMELEAQTRQTAIENLKYMIDRTKEAGIIPIIATEVTFGMPSDIKTSVMQFIGKILGKRSFQDYISSNVLAVNEWIRNYANEHGVSVLEIERLMTNSEGNRKEGYYTEDLSHITKLAYRDLQVFAQPFLQQALIEKHGLCN; from the coding sequence ATGAAACTTCCCATTCCTTTGTCTTTGGTGCTTTTTGTATTTTCGATCACAATATACCCAGGTCCGGTTTTGTCGGATAAGACAAGCGATCAGTCTGGTTCGCAACAGATCGTAATGATAGGCGCATCCTATTTGCAAGGTTGGCCATTAAGTGAAGTGGCATGTCTCCCGGTTGTCAATAAAGGTATATCCGGTGAGACCTCAACTCAGGTTCGCGGGCGCTTTGAAGCCGATGCCATCTCCAACAATCCTGCAGCGGTCATTATCTGGGGCCATATCAATGATTTCTCGAATGCGCCAATGGAACTGGAAGCGCAGACACGCCAAACAGCAATTGAGAATCTGAAATACATGATAGACCGCACTAAAGAAGCGGGAATCATACCGATAATCGCAACTGAGGTAACTTTCGGTATGCCGTCAGACATAAAAACTTCTGTCATGCAGTTTATCGGAAAAATATTGGGAAAACGAAGTTTTCAGGATTACATCAGTTCGAATGTCTTAGCGGTCAATGAATGGATCAGAAACTATGCGAACGAGCATGGAGTCAGTGTCTTGGAGATTGAGCGGTTGATGACCAATTCAGAAGGAAACCGTAAGGAAGGCTATTACACCGAGGATTTGTCACACATCACTAAATTGGCATATCGGGACTTGCAAGTCTTTGCTCAACCGTTTTTACAGCAGGCGCTTATCGAAAAGCATGGCTTGTGCAATTAG
- a CDS encoding V-type ATP synthase subunit B, whose protein sequence is MSAKEYRTASSARGGLLTVADVPDIAFGDRVHIRDQQGNTRNGQVIRSSNEEVLIQVFEGTAEIDLESTWVRFLDEPVEIALSPEILGRVFSGLGEPRDYRPPIVSNLRRSISAAAFNPAARTYPKEFIQTGISTIDGLNSLVRGQKLPIFSASGLPHNRLAAQIVRQAKLPDDDSRFSVVFAAMGVSYADARFFQEEFASSGVLGNVVMFVNMADDPPVERLTLPRMALTAAEYLAFDLDRHVLVVMTDMTHYAEALREVATAKGDVPARKGYPGYLYSDLAEIYERSGRIKDRHGSITLVPVLSMPSDDITHPIPDLTGYITEGQIVLSRELHNQGIYPPVHISPSLSRLMKDGIGKDFTREDHPHVSNQLYALYARALETRNLASIIGADELSARDRRYLEFADAFEQRFVQQGEDEDRSIEETLNLAWDLLSTFPPQALTRVNETEIAKYHRQST, encoded by the coding sequence ATGAGCGCCAAGGAGTATCGTACCGCTTCCTCCGCCCGGGGCGGGTTGTTGACGGTAGCCGATGTCCCCGATATCGCCTTTGGCGACCGGGTCCATATCCGCGACCAGCAGGGTAATACACGCAACGGCCAAGTGATCCGCAGTTCCAACGAAGAAGTGCTGATTCAGGTGTTCGAGGGCACCGCCGAAATCGACCTGGAGAGCACCTGGGTGCGCTTCCTCGACGAACCGGTGGAAATCGCCCTCTCTCCGGAGATCCTCGGTCGCGTCTTCAGTGGCCTGGGCGAACCGCGGGATTATCGTCCCCCCATTGTCTCAAACCTGCGCCGCAGTATCAGCGCCGCAGCGTTCAACCCGGCAGCCCGCACCTATCCGAAAGAGTTCATACAGACAGGCATCTCCACCATAGATGGTCTCAACTCTCTGGTGCGCGGACAGAAGCTGCCGATCTTCTCCGCCTCGGGCCTGCCCCATAACCGGCTGGCGGCTCAAATCGTGCGTCAGGCCAAACTCCCCGACGACGACAGCCGCTTCTCGGTGGTCTTCGCTGCCATGGGTGTCTCCTACGCGGACGCCCGCTTCTTCCAGGAGGAGTTCGCCTCCTCCGGTGTGCTGGGCAATGTGGTGATGTTCGTCAACATGGCCGACGATCCACCGGTGGAACGCCTCACGCTCCCACGCATGGCCCTGACCGCGGCGGAGTACCTCGCCTTCGATCTCGACCGCCATGTCCTGGTGGTGATGACCGATATGACCCACTACGCCGAAGCGCTGCGCGAAGTCGCCACCGCCAAGGGCGATGTGCCGGCGCGTAAGGGTTACCCCGGCTATCTCTACTCCGATCTGGCGGAGATCTATGAACGCTCCGGACGCATCAAGGATCGACACGGCTCCATCACCCTGGTGCCGGTATTGAGTATGCCCAGCGACGACATCACCCACCCGATCCCGGACCTGACAGGTTATATCACCGAGGGGCAGATCGTCCTCAGTCGCGAACTGCACAACCAGGGCATCTATCCCCCGGTGCACATATCCCCTTCACTGTCGCGTCTTATGAAGGACGGTATCGGCAAGGATTTCACCCGAGAGGACCATCCCCACGTCTCCAACCAGCTCTATGCCCTCTACGCCCGAGCCCTGGAGACGCGCAATCTGGCCTCCATCATCGGCGCCGATGAGCTATCCGCCCGTGACCGCCGCTATCTGGAGTTTGCCGATGCGTTCGAACAGCGTTTTGTACAACAAGGGGAGGATGAAGACCGCAGTATCGAGGAGACCCTCAACCTGGCCTGGGATCTGCTTTCCACCTTCCCGCCACAGGCGCTGACCCGGGTCAATGAAACCGAGATCGCCAAGTACCATCGGCAGAGCACATGA
- a CDS encoding pyridoxal phosphate-dependent aminotransferase: protein MSVNQPRSPEVYLNLNIRGMGESATLAINERSRQLMASGRDVYRLGLGQSPFPVPGHVRESLARNAHQKDYLPVKGLPALREAIVDWVKRTEGLDYAVDNIVVGPGTKELMFLVQLVYYGDLVIPSPSWVSYAPQARIIGRQIHWLRTRPETGLGVEPEILEELCRQDPDRPRLLILNSPSNPTGLCYTEERLKALADVLRKYRVLALSDEIYSGTHFKGSHRSLARYYPEGTIISNGLSKWCGAGGWRLGFFVFPHGLNWLADAVAAVASETFTSTSAPIQYAAITAMEDHPEMAVYLNQCRAILSTLSDYAYRTLSDTGAALHPSSGGFYLFPRFDAYRQQLAIRGVMDSLSFCDRLLLEQGVALLPGACFGRHTKELSTRIAVVDFNGSHALEMAETETIDDEFIRRYCGRVTTAVEHLVDWLKG from the coding sequence ATGTCTGTCAATCAACCTCGTTCCCCTGAGGTCTATCTCAATTTAAATATCAGGGGTATGGGAGAATCCGCAACCCTGGCGATCAATGAGCGGTCGCGTCAACTCATGGCTTCAGGGCGTGATGTCTATCGACTGGGATTGGGACAGTCCCCTTTTCCCGTACCGGGACATGTGCGCGAGAGCCTCGCGAGAAACGCCCATCAGAAAGACTACTTGCCGGTCAAGGGACTCCCCGCGCTTCGTGAGGCAATAGTAGACTGGGTGAAACGCACCGAGGGTCTTGACTACGCTGTCGACAATATCGTGGTGGGTCCCGGTACCAAGGAACTGATGTTTCTGGTTCAATTGGTCTATTACGGTGACCTGGTAATCCCTTCGCCATCCTGGGTCTCCTATGCGCCACAGGCACGTATCATCGGCCGGCAGATCCATTGGCTTCGTACACGCCCGGAAACAGGATTAGGGGTGGAGCCCGAAATCCTGGAAGAATTGTGTCGACAAGATCCGGATCGTCCGCGTCTTTTGATTCTCAACTCGCCCAGTAATCCCACCGGTCTCTGTTACACTGAGGAACGACTCAAAGCCTTGGCGGATGTATTACGAAAGTACCGCGTGCTTGCCCTCTCCGATGAGATCTATAGCGGTACGCATTTCAAGGGTAGTCATCGCTCTCTGGCACGCTACTACCCGGAAGGCACCATCATCAGCAATGGTTTAAGCAAATGGTGCGGTGCCGGTGGTTGGCGACTGGGTTTCTTCGTCTTTCCCCACGGTCTCAACTGGCTGGCGGATGCAGTGGCCGCTGTTGCCAGTGAAACATTCACCTCCACCAGTGCACCCATACAGTATGCTGCGATTACCGCCATGGAGGATCATCCCGAGATGGCGGTCTATCTGAATCAATGCAGAGCGATTCTCTCCACGCTGTCTGATTATGCCTACAGGACGCTATCGGATACCGGTGCAGCGCTCCACCCATCCTCAGGTGGTTTTTACCTCTTTCCCCGCTTTGATGCCTATCGTCAGCAACTGGCCATCCGCGGCGTCATGGACAGCCTGAGTTTTTGCGACCGGTTGCTGCTTGAGCAGGGTGTGGCGCTGTTGCCAGGCGCCTGTTTTGGACGCCATACAAAGGAACTCTCCACGCGCATCGCTGTAGTGGATTTCAATGGGTCACATGCCCTGGAAATGGCCGAAACCGAAACGATAGATGATGAATTCATTCGCCGATATTGCGGCCGGGTTACAACCGCAGTGGAACACCTTGTAGACTGGTTGAAGGGATAA
- a CDS encoding V-type ATP synthase subunit D, protein MTGKRIKAAPTKNTLLNLKRQLNFLEEGHSLLERKRELLTRLVYQRIGEYRKIRDQAHEATKLAYHWLSMLQLRMGSRAVNQAALGVEPVLDLKILPRRNLGVEYPSVSGQLLPLNPVGLLGTDPSFDETRLHFAEASLQLAKMGEVSMSLNRLIAEQRKAQKRVNALRYNIIPQYRNTIRFIENALEEEERNALFQVKVLRDQERI, encoded by the coding sequence ATGACCGGTAAACGCATCAAAGCGGCCCCGACCAAGAACACCCTGCTGAATCTGAAACGGCAGCTCAATTTTCTTGAGGAGGGCCACAGCCTGCTGGAACGCAAACGGGAGCTGCTTACGCGACTGGTCTATCAACGCATCGGTGAATACCGCAAGATCAGAGATCAAGCCCACGAAGCCACTAAACTGGCTTATCACTGGCTCAGCATGCTGCAATTGCGCATGGGCAGCCGTGCCGTCAATCAGGCGGCCCTCGGGGTGGAACCCGTGCTGGATCTGAAAATCCTGCCGCGGCGAAACCTCGGTGTGGAATACCCATCTGTCAGCGGACAACTGCTGCCACTCAACCCGGTCGGCCTGCTCGGCACCGATCCCAGCTTCGATGAAACCCGCCTCCACTTTGCCGAAGCCTCGCTTCAGCTTGCAAAGATGGGCGAAGTCTCGATGAGTCTCAACCGTCTGATTGCCGAACAACGCAAGGCGCAGAAGCGGGTGAATGCGTTGCGCTATAACATCATCCCCCAGTATCGCAATACGATTCGTTTCATTGAAAATGCGCTGGAGGAAGAAGAAAGGAATGCCTTGTTTCAGGTAAAAGTGCTGAGGGATCAGGAAAGAATATAA
- a CDS encoding OmpP1/FadL family transporter: MTVGFLLGRRSTVTHRLSRFIGLVLIISVSHTAHATNGYSPTGFGTTNKGMAGAGVAFPQDTLAAATNPAGMVLLGHRTDLGMALFSPSDRGFTANNDALSPMQIPAGEYTSENDIFLVPHVGWNRPLDEHSSIGISVGGNGGMNTEYDSAVFGNFGAAFGIPTSSPTGVDFAQLFLGVTYARKVSDGHWLGIMPIVAVQRFKAEGLEPFDNPMATTATGKVTNNGYDQSWGYGVRIGWLGRVNDRLSLGASYQSRLYMSEFDDYEGLFAEQGDFDTPSTWVIGLSYVASPTVTLALDYQYINYGEVRSLANGNDVNFFANPSQRLGSDQGLGFGWDDMGIWKFGVQWEYDPQWTFRAGYSRADELFEGGQALFNVLAPATIRNHLSFGTTFSFNKMNQINLSLTRALNEKIEGSNPVFTPGQTGSVEMEQWELELSWAHHF; the protein is encoded by the coding sequence ATGACAGTCGGTTTCTTATTGGGTAGGCGATCAACAGTAACTCACCGGCTGTCCCGCTTCATAGGGCTTGTACTAATCATCTCTGTGAGCCATACAGCCCACGCAACCAATGGTTATTCCCCCACCGGGTTCGGCACCACCAACAAGGGCATGGCGGGTGCCGGTGTTGCATTTCCCCAGGACACCCTCGCCGCCGCGACCAATCCTGCCGGCATGGTTCTGCTCGGTCACAGAACGGATCTGGGCATGGCCCTTTTCTCACCTTCCGACCGCGGCTTTACCGCCAATAACGACGCCCTTTCACCGATGCAGATTCCAGCCGGCGAATACACCAGTGAAAACGATATATTTCTTGTGCCTCATGTCGGATGGAACAGGCCCCTGGACGAACATAGCAGTATCGGTATCTCCGTCGGTGGCAACGGCGGCATGAATACCGAATACGATAGCGCGGTGTTCGGTAATTTCGGGGCTGCCTTCGGCATTCCCACCAGCTCACCGACAGGCGTGGATTTCGCCCAACTGTTTCTCGGTGTCACCTATGCCCGTAAGGTCAGTGATGGCCACTGGCTGGGTATCATGCCCATAGTCGCTGTGCAACGGTTCAAGGCGGAAGGTCTGGAACCGTTCGACAATCCCATGGCGACAACCGCAACGGGCAAGGTAACCAACAACGGTTATGATCAGTCATGGGGCTACGGTGTACGGATAGGCTGGCTGGGCAGGGTCAATGACAGGCTGTCACTGGGCGCCTCATACCAAAGCCGCCTCTATATGTCGGAATTTGACGACTACGAGGGCCTGTTTGCGGAACAGGGGGATTTCGATACCCCCTCAACCTGGGTCATTGGACTCTCTTATGTTGCCAGCCCAACGGTTACATTGGCGCTTGACTATCAATACATCAATTACGGTGAAGTGAGGTCTCTCGCGAATGGCAATGATGTCAACTTCTTCGCCAATCCCAGTCAGCGCCTTGGTTCGGATCAGGGCTTGGGGTTTGGTTGGGACGACATGGGAATCTGGAAATTCGGGGTACAGTGGGAATATGATCCTCAATGGACCTTTCGAGCAGGATATAGCCGTGCCGATGAGCTGTTTGAAGGCGGACAGGCGCTGTTCAATGTACTTGCACCGGCAACGATCCGTAACCACCTGAGCTTCGGCACCACTTTTTCCTTTAATAAAATGAATCAAATCAATCTGTCATTGACACGTGCACTGAATGAGAAGATCGAGGGAAGCAATCCGGTCTTCACACCTGGCCAGACAGGCTCGGTGGAAATGGAACAGTGGGAACTGGAACTAAGTTGGGCACATCATTTCTGA
- a CDS encoding RNA polymerase sigma factor has protein sequence MRENLRLFEALSDSEVIARILDGDHPLYELIMRRYNRRLFRLAYGILTDDSLAQDAVQEAYVSAFQHLHQFHGPDGFATWLMRIASRIAFRIARKESGLHAVSLPIDAVSLTADETIEPEMTAMNDEMVRMLEKAVDSLPRDFRLVLMLREFEGLSTDETAKALDLNPATVKTRLHRAKSILRSKYKYRLEEISALAYPFAGARCDAIVYRVFLLLKQSINLP, from the coding sequence ATGAGGGAAAATCTTCGGTTATTTGAGGCACTCAGCGACAGTGAGGTCATTGCCCGTATTCTTGATGGCGATCATCCATTGTATGAGTTGATTATGAGGCGCTACAACCGCAGGTTGTTTCGCTTGGCATATGGCATTCTGACGGACGATTCACTGGCGCAAGATGCGGTCCAGGAGGCTTATGTCAGTGCATTTCAGCATTTGCATCAGTTTCATGGCCCCGATGGCTTCGCTACATGGCTGATGCGTATCGCATCCCGTATTGCGTTTCGAATTGCCCGCAAAGAGTCGGGGCTGCATGCCGTCTCTCTACCGATTGATGCTGTCAGTTTGACCGCCGATGAAACCATCGAGCCTGAAATGACAGCGATGAACGATGAAATGGTGCGAATGCTGGAAAAAGCGGTGGACAGCCTGCCCCGGGATTTTCGCCTGGTGCTGATGTTGCGTGAGTTTGAAGGCTTGAGTACCGATGAAACCGCCAAGGCACTGGACTTGAATCCAGCAACCGTAAAAACACGACTGCACAGGGCTAAATCGATTCTACGCAGCAAATATAAATATCGTTTGGAAGAGATCAGTGCTCTCGCCTATCCATTTGCAGGCGCCCGTTGCGATGCGATTGTCTATCGCGTGTTCCTGCTTCTTAAACAATCCATCAACCTGCCGTGA
- a CDS encoding acetoacetate--CoA ligase, whose product MCKIDTEQPPHPVWIPSKKLMEQSQMALFMRQAGEQQGREFTEYGQLWEWSVTDPATFWGALWRFCAIVASREWDELLQDGNQMPGARWFTGARLNFAENLLRFRDDHPALICIGEEEDGDGGNLQYTELYHASARLAAALRQLGIKPGDRVAAILPNIPHAVIGMLATSWLGAVWSSCSPDFGSEGIVDRFGQIEPKLLIVADGYRYKGRSIDIRDKINRVRAGLPGCEHCLFVSWQGTGEIEDAIHWDSALDNDFPLPPFAQLPFDHPLAILFSSGTTGKPKCIVHGAGGTLLQHLKEHRLHTDIRREDRLFYFTTCGWMMWNWLVSGLASGATLILYDGNPMYPMPDRLWRVADDIGITVFGTSAKYISAQQKADVTVKHNLPLSELRTLLSTGSPLPPEAFDYIHQAIKPGVQISSISGGTDIISCFALGNPMLPVYRGQLQCRGLGMAVDVYDAEGTSLNDQPGEMVCKRPFPSMPVGFWNDSDGRRYRAAYFERFAGVWNHGDWTRITGQGGLIIEGRSDTVLNPGGVRIGTAEIYRQVERLPQVKECVCVGQQWDDDVRVVLFVVLQQELDLNDELRQQINDTLRINASPRHVPSKVIQVTDVPRTRNGKVSEIAVRDTIEGRAVANTESLINPDVLVQYRNLPELAVS is encoded by the coding sequence ATGTGCAAAATCGATACAGAACAGCCCCCTCACCCGGTATGGATACCTTCCAAAAAGCTGATGGAACAGAGCCAGATGGCACTCTTCATGCGCCAGGCAGGGGAGCAGCAGGGGCGGGAATTTACTGAGTATGGTCAACTCTGGGAGTGGTCTGTCACTGACCCCGCCACTTTCTGGGGCGCCTTGTGGCGCTTTTGCGCTATTGTTGCCAGTCGAGAGTGGGACGAGCTACTGCAAGATGGTAACCAGATGCCGGGGGCTCGCTGGTTTACAGGTGCAAGACTCAATTTCGCGGAGAATCTGCTGCGTTTCAGGGATGATCATCCTGCATTGATCTGTATTGGCGAGGAAGAGGACGGTGACGGTGGTAACTTGCAATATACTGAGCTCTATCACGCCAGCGCCCGGCTTGCCGCGGCACTTCGTCAACTGGGTATAAAACCGGGTGACCGGGTTGCCGCCATCCTGCCGAACATTCCACATGCGGTAATAGGTATGTTAGCCACATCCTGGCTGGGTGCCGTGTGGTCATCCTGCTCACCGGACTTCGGTAGTGAAGGGATTGTCGATCGATTTGGACAGATCGAACCCAAGCTGCTCATAGTCGCAGATGGTTATCGCTACAAAGGTCGATCCATCGATATTCGCGATAAGATCAATCGGGTTAGGGCGGGGCTGCCTGGCTGTGAGCACTGTCTGTTCGTGTCCTGGCAGGGGACAGGTGAAATCGAAGATGCGATCCACTGGGACAGTGCATTGGATAACGATTTCCCTTTGCCACCCTTCGCCCAGCTGCCTTTCGATCATCCGCTGGCAATCCTGTTCTCTTCAGGCACCACCGGAAAACCGAAATGTATCGTGCATGGAGCCGGCGGCACGTTGTTGCAACATCTGAAAGAGCATCGACTGCATACGGATATCCGTCGCGAGGATCGTCTGTTCTACTTCACTACCTGTGGCTGGATGATGTGGAACTGGTTGGTCTCGGGTCTTGCTTCCGGCGCCACTCTGATACTTTACGACGGTAATCCCATGTACCCGATGCCCGATCGTTTATGGCGTGTGGCGGATGATATAGGGATTACCGTATTCGGTACCAGCGCCAAATATATCTCGGCTCAGCAGAAAGCGGATGTGACGGTGAAGCACAACCTGCCTTTGTCTGAGTTGCGCACGCTGCTCTCCACCGGTTCGCCACTGCCACCCGAGGCCTTCGACTATATTCACCAGGCGATCAAACCGGGAGTACAGATCAGTTCCATCTCGGGAGGTACCGATATCATCTCCTGTTTCGCTTTGGGAAATCCCATGCTGCCGGTGTATCGCGGCCAACTGCAGTGTCGTGGTCTGGGGATGGCGGTGGATGTGTACGATGCTGAAGGAACGAGTCTCAACGATCAGCCGGGTGAGATGGTCTGTAAAAGGCCCTTTCCCAGCATGCCGGTCGGCTTTTGGAACGACAGTGACGGGCGCCGTTATCGTGCTGCCTATTTCGAGCGTTTTGCAGGTGTCTGGAACCATGGAGACTGGACACGCATAACCGGGCAGGGCGGACTGATCATAGAGGGTCGGTCCGATACGGTGCTCAATCCGGGTGGTGTACGTATCGGCACTGCCGAGATCTACCGTCAAGTGGAACGGCTGCCACAGGTGAAGGAGTGTGTCTGCGTGGGACAACAGTGGGATGATGACGTGCGCGTGGTGCTGTTCGTGGTCCTGCAACAGGAACTGGATTTGAATGATGAACTACGCCAACAGATAAATGACACCCTACGGATAAACGCCAGTCCTAGGCATGTGCCTTCAAAGGTGATCCAGGTGACCGATGTTCCGAGGACGCGCAATGGAAAAGTGTCTGAAATCGCCGTTCGGGATACCATCGAGGGAAGAGCGGTTGCCAATACGGAGTCGCTGATTAATCCCGATGTCTTAGTACAATATCGTAACCTGCCTGAGTTGGCTGTTTCATGA
- a CDS encoding response regulator, translated as MTSNHSIVLIEDDMELNRMMSEFLRDEGYLVKSVFNGDEAVNAITTEVPDLVILDLMLPGIDGIEICRRIRKEFFNPIIMLTAKDDDMVEVASLQQGVDNYLKKPIRPHVLLAHVQAALRRSSASPVHMDSSSLVVQDIRVDRDSLRVMQGEEQMDLTTGEFELLVVLMENAGTPVSRDKLFKMTRGIEYDGLDRSIDLRISTLRRKLKDESPPYRYIKTIRGKGYLMSRK; from the coding sequence ATGACCAGTAATCACTCAATTGTTTTGATTGAAGACGATATGGAACTCAACCGGATGATGTCCGAATTCCTGCGCGACGAAGGCTATCTGGTCAAATCGGTCTTTAATGGCGATGAGGCGGTCAACGCCATCACCACCGAAGTCCCGGACCTGGTAATCCTCGACCTCATGTTGCCTGGTATTGATGGTATTGAAATCTGCAGGCGTATCCGCAAAGAGTTCTTTAATCCCATTATCATGCTGACGGCAAAAGATGATGATATGGTCGAGGTGGCATCCCTCCAACAGGGCGTCGATAACTATTTAAAAAAACCAATCAGGCCCCATGTATTGTTGGCGCATGTCCAGGCGGCATTACGCCGAAGCTCTGCTTCACCGGTGCATATGGACTCATCCAGCTTGGTTGTACAGGATATCAGAGTGGACCGTGATTCTCTTCGAGTGATGCAAGGTGAGGAACAGATGGATCTGACCACTGGTGAGTTCGAACTACTGGTGGTGTTGATGGAGAATGCCGGCACTCCTGTCAGTCGGGACAAGTTATTCAAGATGACTAGGGGTATCGAATACGATGGTCTGGATCGTTCTATCGATTTACGTATCTCAACCCTGCGCAGGAAGCTGAAAGACGAAAGTCCGCCCTATCGCTACATCAAGACAATACGCGGTAAGGGGTACCTGATGTCAAGAAAATAA
- a CDS encoding YSC84-related protein, with translation MNIRITSIYSITVLFLLSVVNAWADEYQETVDVFNAASESGWFFDNHQGYAVFPTVGKAGIGIGGAFGKGRVYENGVHIGDTKVTQVTIGLQLGGQAYSMIIFFQDKRALDEFTSGNFEFGAQATAVAITAGASAAATTTGSSVGASGGQHDAITSGKYHKGMATFTVAKGGLMYEASIGGQKFSYTAK, from the coding sequence ATGAATATTAGAATCACATCCATTTATTCGATTACTGTCTTGTTTCTTCTCTCGGTGGTGAATGCCTGGGCCGATGAATATCAGGAGACAGTTGATGTCTTTAATGCCGCCAGTGAAAGTGGATGGTTCTTCGACAACCACCAGGGCTATGCTGTTTTTCCCACCGTTGGAAAGGCAGGGATCGGCATTGGCGGCGCCTTCGGCAAGGGGCGTGTTTACGAGAACGGCGTACACATCGGCGATACCAAGGTCACCCAGGTAACAATCGGCCTGCAACTCGGCGGACAGGCCTACAGCATGATTATTTTTTTCCAGGACAAGCGGGCACTGGATGAGTTTACCAGCGGCAACTTCGAATTCGGCGCGCAGGCTACCGCTGTCGCGATCACCGCGGGCGCCTCAGCCGCTGCGACGACCACAGGAAGCTCTGTCGGCGCAAGTGGCGGTCAGCATGATGCCATCACCTCAGGTAAATATCACAAAGGCATGGCCACCTTTACCGTCGCCAAGGGCGGCTTGATGTATGAGGCGAGCATCGGCGGCCAGAAATTCAGCTACACGGCGAAGTAG